Proteins from a genomic interval of Candidatus Hydrogenedentota bacterium:
- the rplM gene encoding 50S ribosomal protein L13, producing MKTYVPTEGAIQKQWRIIDAEGQSLGRIAVEAAKILRGKNKPEFTPFLDCGDPVIIINAAKLKLTGRKIEQKTYYRYSGYPGGLKETRLDSMMLKHPTRALEIAIKGMLPKNRLGRKLAGQFRIYSDANHPHEAQNPVPFEFK from the coding sequence GTGAAAACTTATGTCCCCACCGAAGGGGCTATTCAAAAACAGTGGCGCATAATCGATGCCGAAGGGCAGTCCCTTGGGCGCATCGCGGTCGAAGCCGCGAAGATATTGCGCGGCAAAAACAAGCCTGAATTTACGCCTTTTCTGGATTGTGGTGATCCCGTGATTATCATCAATGCGGCGAAGCTTAAATTGACAGGCCGTAAAATCGAACAAAAGACCTATTACCGGTATTCGGGTTATCCGGGCGGTTTGAAAGAAACACGTTTGGACTCCATGATGCTTAAGCATCCGACCCGTGCGCTGGAAATTGCTATTAAAGGTATGCTTCCTAAAAACCGTCTCGGTCGTAAGCTTGCCGGTCAGTTCCGTATTTACAGCGATGCCAATCACCCCCATGAAGCACAAAACCCTGTGCCTTTCGAATTCAAATAA
- the rpsI gene encoding 30S ribosomal protein S9 produces MRDKNTNEIVALGRRKRATARVRIKPGTGLFVVNGRPVEDYLMRETLVQLAVQPLDATGLRESFDVRAICDGGGLSGQASALRLGVARALVENDENMRSTLRSEGLLTRDAREVERKKYGRPGARKRFQFSKR; encoded by the coding sequence GTGAGAGACAAAAACACCAATGAAATCGTAGCCTTGGGTCGCCGTAAACGCGCAACAGCGCGGGTACGCATTAAACCCGGAACCGGGCTGTTTGTAGTGAATGGTCGTCCTGTAGAAGACTATTTGATGCGGGAAACGCTGGTTCAGCTTGCTGTGCAACCTCTTGACGCGACCGGTTTGCGGGAGAGTTTTGATGTACGCGCCATTTGTGACGGCGGCGGTCTGTCCGGTCAAGCGAGCGCCTTACGTTTAGGCGTTGCCCGTGCGCTGGTCGAGAACGACGAGAATATGCGTTCGACGCTGCGCAGTGAAGGCTTGCTTACCCGTGACGCGCGCGAAGTGGAACGTAAGAAATACGGCCGTCCCGGCGCCCGCAAACGCTTCCAATTCTCGAAACGCTAA